A genomic region of Catalinimonas niigatensis contains the following coding sequences:
- a CDS encoding sensor histidine kinase: MKSRLLVYKKLDFLKKYSLKFLFISFVGIHIPLLGIILYLISVEKNEVTPLEIIILALILTLVATSITLFLLNELLKPLKMIQEGLDQYIQTKQLPDLPEHYQDELGQVMSKLQNTLEQLQHLLDEKHDLIALLSHDLRSPVNQIKGLVALLQDSEEELQQEYLQVMDGLCTQHATLLSEVLFMLKQEEENTAHKVFEYVDLIKLLDECIQEHHTSLEKKDVSVSLTSSVDNVQVNMERTFFQQAIRNLLENAIKFSFPKGAIDIRVETVSDQLQIHIRDYGMGFKPEVAHQLFDKFTRQGKKGTFNEPSTGLGLHLTKKIIEQHIGRVEASSEGQGKGATFTIRLTQWKSMSKTMDVFSVEN; the protein is encoded by the coding sequence ATGAAAAGCAGACTCCTCGTTTACAAAAAGCTAGACTTTTTAAAAAAGTATAGCCTCAAATTCCTCTTCATTTCATTTGTAGGGATACACATCCCACTGCTGGGAATCATACTCTATTTGATAAGTGTGGAAAAGAATGAAGTTACGCCTCTGGAGATAATTATTCTCGCCCTAATTTTGACATTAGTAGCGACCTCCATTACCCTTTTCTTACTCAATGAGTTGTTAAAACCTTTGAAAATGATACAGGAAGGTTTGGACCAATACATTCAAACCAAACAATTACCTGATTTACCGGAGCACTACCAGGATGAACTGGGACAAGTCATGAGTAAGCTACAAAACACACTGGAACAACTACAACATCTCCTGGATGAGAAACATGACCTTATCGCGCTGCTTTCACACGATCTGCGCAGCCCGGTAAATCAAATTAAGGGCTTGGTGGCATTATTACAGGATTCCGAAGAAGAATTACAGCAGGAATACCTGCAAGTGATGGATGGACTATGTACCCAGCATGCTACGCTGCTGAGCGAAGTACTTTTTATGTTAAAGCAGGAAGAAGAAAACACTGCTCATAAGGTATTTGAGTATGTAGACCTGATAAAGCTTCTGGATGAATGTATTCAGGAGCATCATACTAGTCTTGAGAAGAAGGACGTGTCTGTAAGTTTAACTTCTTCAGTAGATAATGTACAGGTTAACATGGAGAGAACTTTCTTTCAGCAGGCCATACGAAATCTATTAGAGAATGCTATTAAATTCTCATTCCCTAAAGGCGCTATTGATATCCGTGTGGAAACAGTTTCAGACCAACTCCAAATCCATATCAGGGATTATGGGATGGGTTTTAAACCGGAGGTGGCTCACCAGCTTTTTGACAAATTTACCCGACAAGGGAAAAAAGGAACCTTTAATGAACCTTCTACCGGTTTAGGGCTCCACCTGACAAAGAAAATTATTGAACAGCATATTGGCAGAGTTGAAGCCAGTAGCGAAGGACAGGGAAAAGGGGCTACCTTTACTATCCGGCTTACACAGTGGAAAAGCATGTCTAAGACTATGGATGTCTTTTCTGTAGAAAATTGA